ATATACCAGAATGAGTGCACAAATTCATAAAACTCTTTTTCCTGCGGTTCAATGTCTTCAAGTATTTCCAGAAGATCTTTGAAATCCTCTTTCATGTCATCCTCAAAATGAGTAAATGCAAAGACTCTTGCTTCCTTTTGAAGCTCCAGAACTTCGTGATTCAATACATCCTTAATCGAAACAGCATCCCTGCTGCCGCAGCACTTTTTATATTTTTTTCCGCTCCCGCATGGGCACGGCTCGTTTCTGCTTACTTTTACTGTTGACATCTTATAAATCTCTCCTACCAAATTCGTTTAACTCTACTATCCTAACATTTATCAGCCGTTTAGGCATTAATCAAAAGGATTTTAACATTTGGCAGGTTAAGGAAGCCGGAATTGCATGCAGAATTAGCTGATTTCGGTCACTTCATCAGTCTTATCGGTCAGTTTTTTATTTTATCGGTCACTGTCCAGATATATCGGTCACATTTTTCTTTTTATCGGTCAGTTTTCCAATATATCGGTCAGTTCGCGTCCTGACAGCTTTCCAGCAGCAAACCAATAGTAAAAACAAAAAAACGCGAAGAGCATCACACTCTCCGCATTTCCATTTTCATTTCTTTTTCATATATGCCAAAACATCCAAATCAATCTTCCCCGCTTCCTGCTCGCGGGCTTCGAAGTTTTCGGTATGTATGAAGGCAGTTAATGCTTTCAATAGCTGTTCATCACCCTGACCGATCTTTAAATAATCGAGCCGAGTTAATTCCCGGACAAGCTCCTCTTTTAACTCACCTTCAATTGCCCTAATCCGTTCAGCCTTTGACGGAGCAAAATAGAGCTGCTGCAGATGATAAATCCGAATCAGGTCAGCAATCGGCTCCGGATGGTCATCGACCCGCAAGTCGATGTAGCGGTCATTAAATCCTCCGTATCCGCCGGCTTCTTTCACTACAAGAAGAGCTGCGGATTGCTGGCCCCGGCTGTCACCGCCGGCTGCCTGACCGGCATTTAAGGCAGCGAGCAGGCGCTCAGCCAAAGTGCCGTCAGTACTGATAAACGTCTGGCCCATTGCCTCAACCGTTTTTTCATCCACCAGGATATTGCCCTGAGCGGCAAAGTGAGGACCTGTAATGCCTCCAGCCCAATTATAGCAGCCTTCCCCTGTGAACGTTGCCGGGTTTCCCATGCTATCCAGCAGTCCGACCTGGCGGAGCTCTTTTTCGGGATCATCTTTAGTAATGATATCAAGTGCTTCCTCGGCAGTTTTCCCCTCTTCCATCAATTGCAACGCACGCGGTCCATATGAAGTATTGGCGTATGACTGAGTCGCAACTGCTCCAATACCCTCTTTTGCAAAGGGCACTACTGCACCAACCCCGAGAAATTTCGATTGAACCGCGATTCCCCATTCTTTCTCTTTCGGATCATATCCGATTATGGAAAATGTCATATAAACCCTCCTCTATCCTAAAACAAGTCCTCCGTAAACGAGCGCTCCAGCGATAACATAAGCCGGATGAACCTTAAGCCTTTCCATTAAAAAGAAGCTAACCAGCCCGATGAAAAGTGTCTGCCAGATTCCCGCACCTTCATATGCAGAGAAAAAGAAGTCATACGTCATAATGCCAAGCAGGACCGCTATCACCGGCCGGATATAAGTAGTCATGCGCTTCACACGCGGCGATTCCTTATATTTCATAAGAAGTCCGAGGAGCGCGATCATCAGAATCAGCGATGGAGCTACAGTGGCGAATACCCCCACGATGGCTCCGAGGATTCCTCCCTGTTCATATCCGATATAACCGGCCATTTTTGTGGCAATCGGGCCGGGCAGAGCATTGCCCATCGCCAGCATTTCACTGAATTCATTTGTTGTGAGCCAGCCATAATGGTCGACCACTTCATTCTCAACCAGCGGAATGGATGCCGGTCCCCCGCCGTATCCAAGAATCCCCGGAATAAAGAATGCCAAGAATATCTGAACGTAAATCATGCGAGATTCCTCTCCTTTTTTGCCTCATTTTTATCCGCTTTATCTTTTTTCAGGAGAGCCGCTGTCAGCAACACAAATATGATAATCGCAGGATGAATATTAACGAATTCAAGAAGAACTAAGCTTACGGCTGTAAAAAGGAGTGTCCAGCCCCAGCCGAGTGACGATTTCGATGACTTTTTAATAAAGTCCCAAGTGAGTGTTGCCAGCATCACGGCCACAACTGGGACGACTGCCTTTGTCATGCCGGCTACCCATGGCTGGTCTTTAAATGTATTTAATGCAGTAAGAAGAATAATCATAAGGAAAATTGTTGGTACCATTGTTGCTGCAAGTGCAGTGACCATGCCAAGAATGCCGCCAACACGATAACCTATATAGCCGGCCATTTTTGTGGCAATCGGGCCAGGGAGTGCATTGCCCAGCGCCAGCACATCGCCGAATTCATCCGTATCCATCCATTTATATTTATCAACAACCTCTTTATGGACAAGCGGAATCGACGACGGGCCGCCGCCATAGCCGAGGATTCCTACTCTAAAAAAAGCCATAAAGATGTCAGCCTGCTTCATGATGCTACCACCTCTTTTCGTTGTTTCGGTACCAGGTACCTATATCACTACTAGACCAGTTTGGTATCCCTGCCTCAGCGTCCGGAAAAAGCAGATGAAGGAGCGGCCATTTTTTCCGCTCCCCAGTATCTTTTATATGGTTATTTTACTCCTATATGCGTGCTGCTTCCTCACTTTTTATTACCAGGCTGCAATCGATCCGTCAGTTCGCGCTTCGGTTCCTCCCAAAAGCACGCCTGTTTTAGGATCACGCCAGATAATCTGGCCTCGGCCAAATCCGCCTGTATCAACGGTTACCTCAATTTGATGTCCTTTGCGCACCAGTGCCTGCGCAATGTGATTAGGGAAATGAGGCTCCACCTGAACCTTTTTTCCTTCAATCCACTGCCATCTTGGCGCATCAAGGGCTGCCTGCGGGTTCAAGTGGAAGTCCACCGTATTCATGACCACCTGCATATGCCCCTGCGGCTGCATATAGCCGCCCATCACACCGAACGGTCCAATCGCTTCTCCGTCTTTTGTCAGGAATCCAGGAATAATTGTGTGATATGTTTTCTTGCCCGGCTTCAGTGCATTATGGTGCTCCGGATCAAGCGAGAAATCGTGACCGCGATTCTGAAGGGCAATGCCTGTGCCCGGAACAACAAGCCCTGAGCCGAATCCCATATAATTGCTTTGGATGAAGGAAACCATATTGCCTTCGCTGTCAGCTGCCGCAAGATAAACAGTACCTCCGCGCGGCGGCTGATATGGCTCAGGTGTTACGGCCTCCTCGGCAATTTCGCTGCGGCGGGATTCACCGTACTCCTCTGAAAGCAATTCTTCCACTGTCACTCTCATTTCCGCCGGATCTGTAATAAATGCCTTCCCGTCAGTAAAAGCTAACTTCATCGCTTCAATTTGTTTGTGATAGGTGTCAGCTGTTTCTTTATCTCCGAAATCAAAGCCTTTAGCGATATTTAACCCTAAGAGAGCTACAAGCCCCTGGCCGTTCGGCGGGATTTCCCATACATCATAGCCGCGGTAGTTTACTTTGATGGGAGCTACCCATTCCGCCTTGTAATCAGCAAGATCTTCTTTTGATAAAAAGGCATTGTATTTTTTTGAAAAAGCATCAATTTTTTCAGCGATCTCCCCGCGGTAAAAGCTTTCGCCGTCTGTTTCGCCAATGGCTCTTAAAGTGGCTGCATGGCCTTCAGAACGCCAGACCTCGCCAATTTCAGGAGCCCGTCCATCCGGAGCAAAGGTTTCAAACCAATGCTGGAATTCATCGTCCGTCAGAATCTGTTTGAACTTTTTATACGCATACTGCCAGTACTTGCCGAGGATCGGTGTTAACGGATAACCTTTTTCCGCATAATCAATAGCGGGCTGAAGGACTTCTTTTAACGGAAGCCTGCCGAATCGCCTGGAAAGCTCAGCCCACGCAGATGGAGCACCAGGCACCGTAACCGGCATCCAGCCGTGCATCGGCATTTTTTCGATGCCTCTTTCCTTTAAAGCTTCTAAGCTAATGGACTTTGGTGCAGGGCCGCTTGCATTCAATCCATGCAGTTCCCCTTTCGTCCAGACGAGTGCAAATGCGTCGCCGCCGATTCCGTTTGATGTCGGTTCAACGACCGTAAGAGCAGCGGCTGTTGCAATCGCTGCATCTATGGCATTTCCGCCTTTTTTCATCATATCTAATCCAGCCTGTGCTGCAAGCGGCTGGGAAGTAGCCACCATGCCGTTACTCGCCATCACGGTCGTCCGCTGTGATGGGTATGGGTGGCTGTGGAAATCAAAGTTCATGGAGTTCACCTCTGTATTAAAGTGTTAAAATGGTTAATTCTGATTATAACAAATTATTTAAATATTATGTTAGTGTTTATTTCGGAATACTAAACTACTTTTGATATTGACATAGCATAAAAAATCCACTATGATGTAGCTATAAATTGAATAGTTTCTCCTAAAGGGGAGTAGCTTTTACAGCAGAGTCGTCATTACGGAGCATGCGCTCTCGGCTTTGTTGGCAATCTTAACAATTGTTAGCAAGACCTTTACCAAATATGGTAGAGGTCTTTATTTATGGGCCTTTACCACCGCGGTAAAGGCCCTTTTTGTATACGAGCCCGCACCGCAGAACGTTTGACTTTATAAAATGGAGGAATAGGTAGAAGGAAAATTGCCTGAAACTTTATCATTATTAGCACGTATAGAAGGAAACAGCAAAACGTGGTGTGAGCGAGCAGCTCCCCCTATATAAAATTAGAGGAGAGATCTTTGTTGATTTTACGAAAATACATGTCAATGCTTGGAATAGGCTCTGCGAAAATTGATCTGCAGCTGCCAAAGCTTCAATATACACCGGGAGAAAATGTGAGCGGAATCTTCCTAATTGAAGGAGGAACCATTGAACAGCAGATTAAGCGGATTGAGTGTGACCTGGTCATGACATCACCTGAGAATGAGAAGGAGGAAGTGATCGGGACAGCGACCATTCTGTCCACCAAAGTCATTGAATCAGAAGAAACCAACAAAATGGACTTTAACTTCCAGCTGCCTGAAGACATTCCCTGCTCTGCGCCTGATCGGATTTTTCAATTTAAAACAAGATTGATTTTTAACGAAGGCGTTAAAAGCGCTGATCTGGATAAAATTACGATAATTCAATAACCCTTTCCAAGGAGGAAAAAACGAGTGTAAACTATCCCCTCTTAACCCATAAAAAATATAAAAAGAGGAGATTCTTACCTAATTGAACACTTTGCAAAAGTGGCTAATTCTATTTACTTTTTGAAGCATACTTGAAACAAGCTATCTATCAGCTGCCACACTTGAGGTGAAAAACCCGCCGCGCATTCAGGTGGCAGCTTCCATTCAGCGAATGAACTAGAAAAAGGTGAACGAAATGAAGTTTCTCAAACGCATCAAATTTGTATTTAAATTTTGGAAGTTTCTGCCCTTCCTGAGGGATTACTTTCTCTCAAAGGAAGTATCAGCCGGCAAAAAGCTCTTTCCTGTTGCAGCCGGACTTCTCTATATCCTTTTGCCGCTCGACCTTGTTCCAGACTTCCTGTCGATCTTCGGATTTACGGATGATATTGTCATTACATCGTTTGTCCTTCAGCAGATGGTGAAGATGGCTCCGGAGTCATTGAAGGAGAAATATAAGGTTCTTGAGGAGTGATGCTTTTGAAGCCTGTGTTATGCAGGCTTTTTTATTTTGCTATTTTTTCAAGAAAGGTCTGACTTCATACTTAAGACCTCCTTCTTTCTGCCGATAATATGTAAGGCGAAATATTACAACATGGAGGTTTACCTTGAAAAAACTATTACCCTTCCTGCTGATGTTCAGCTTACTTCTGGCAGCCTGCTCTGCCTCTGAACAAAGCACAAACCAGCATAAAGAATATAAAATTGGCATTCTATTATCGGACACCGGACTTGGAGATGAGTCTTTTAACGACTCTGCATTCCGGGGCCTGGAAAAAGCACGTGATGAGCTGGGCATTCTGTTTGATTACAAAGAAGCGCCTGACGGAAATTTTGAAAAGCCGCTTGAAGAGCTGGTCAAAGAAGATCATGACCTGATCATCGGTCTGGGTTTCACAGCACAGGAAGCACTTGAAAAAACGGCGAAGAAATATCCTGACAAGCAATTTTTGCTGATTGATGCTGTATCCGAGCTTGATAATGTTGTTTCACTTACGTTTAAGGAGCATGAAGGCAGCTTCCTTGTCGGAATGCTCGCGGCTATGACAAGCAAAACAGGCAAGCTGGGTTTTATCGGCGGTGTTGATGTGCCTGTCATCCACCATTTTGAAAATGGATTTGTGCAAGGAGCTAAGCATTTCAACCCGAAAATTGAAGTTCTGACTGAATACGCCGGAAGTTTTGGAGATGCCGCTCTCGGCGGGAAAATTGCCGAGAAGCAAATTGCTGCAGGTGCAGATTTTATCTACCCTGCTGCCGGTTTCACCGGTTTTGGCGCACTGAAAAAAGCCGAAGAAGAAGGTGTGCTTGCCGGCGGTGTCGATTCCGACCAATATTTTGTTGCAGAAAAAGCCGTTGCCACATCGATGGTCAAAAACATCGATATTGCTGTTTTTAACCTGGCGAAGGAATTGACGGAAAACGGAAAAATCGAAGCTTCCTCCTATGAATGGGGACTGGCAGAAAACGGTGTCGGCCTTTCTGAGATCCGCGTAATTTCCTTAACAGAGGAACAGAAAGCGGCATTAAAAAAAGCAGCCGACGACATAATCGCTGGAAAAATCACAGTAAAAGCTGAATAAAGGAGCTCTTCAAAGATGACATTACGAAAACGCCTCATTATTGTCACGCTGATCCCGCTCGCACTCTCGGTCAGCATGATTGGCTTTATCATACTACAGACTTTAAACATTCAAAGCTCCGCTAAAGATGATGTGGATCTTCTGCTGAAAGTGAAGGACCTGGAGCAAAGCCTGGTGGTGACAAGTCAGTCGCTTGCCAATTACACGTACAATTCAAGTGACGCCAACAAGGACCAGGCACTGACCATGATGACAGAAGTTCAGGAAAGCCTGGCTTCCCTCTCTTCGGTTGCCACAGTTCCTGAGCATAAAAAGATCATCGGCAGCATTGAAGGAAAGTATGCAGAGCTATCGAAAGTTTCAACTGAAGCCTTCAACAAGGGAAACAAAGCGGAAATCAAGCGTCAGAGCATACGAATTTCCGGCATCTTAAATGATATGCACCTTTTAAAGAAGCGCACAAATGAATGGTATGAAGGCATTTTGCAGGAAACCAGCCAGAAAATCGCCTTTATCACGAATTCTTCCCTCATAGGAAGCGCGCTGCTTATTCTTTTATCAGCTGTATTCTCATGGATGGCAGCCCGAGGAATTACAAAGCCAATCAATACGATTGTGGAAAAAGCAGAGAAAATTTCAGAGGGCGATTTAACGGCAGACTTATCACAGCTCATCTTTAAAGA
This DNA window, taken from Cytobacillus sp. FSL H8-0458, encodes the following:
- a CDS encoding chromate transporter; translation: MKQADIFMAFFRVGILGYGGGPSSIPLVHKEVVDKYKWMDTDEFGDVLALGNALPGPIATKMAGYIGYRVGGILGMVTALAATMVPTIFLMIILLTALNTFKDQPWVAGMTKAVVPVVAVMLATLTWDFIKKSSKSSLGWGWTLLFTAVSLVLLEFVNIHPAIIIFVLLTAALLKKDKADKNEAKKERNLA
- a CDS encoding chromate transporter encodes the protein MIYVQIFLAFFIPGILGYGGGPASIPLVENEVVDHYGWLTTNEFSEMLAMGNALPGPIATKMAGYIGYEQGGILGAIVGVFATVAPSLILMIALLGLLMKYKESPRVKRMTTYIRPVIAVLLGIMTYDFFFSAYEGAGIWQTLFIGLVSFFLMERLKVHPAYVIAGALVYGGLVLG
- a CDS encoding YkvA family protein, whose amino-acid sequence is MKFLKRIKFVFKFWKFLPFLRDYFLSKEVSAGKKLFPVAAGLLYILLPLDLVPDFLSIFGFTDDIVITSFVLQQMVKMAPESLKEKYKVLEE
- a CDS encoding DUF1028 domain-containing protein, with translation MTFSIIGYDPKEKEWGIAVQSKFLGVGAVVPFAKEGIGAVATQSYANTSYGPRALQLMEEGKTAEEALDIITKDDPEKELRQVGLLDSMGNPATFTGEGCYNWAGGITGPHFAAQGNILVDEKTVEAMGQTFISTDGTLAERLLAALNAGQAAGGDSRGQQSAALLVVKEAGGYGGFNDRYIDLRVDDHPEPIADLIRIYHLQQLYFAPSKAERIRAIEGELKEELVRELTRLDYLKIGQGDEQLLKALTAFIHTENFEAREQEAGKIDLDVLAYMKKK
- a CDS encoding sporulation protein, whose product is MILRKYMSMLGIGSAKIDLQLPKLQYTPGENVSGIFLIEGGTIEQQIKRIECDLVMTSPENEKEEVIGTATILSTKVIESEETNKMDFNFQLPEDIPCSAPDRIFQFKTRLIFNEGVKSADLDKITIIQ
- a CDS encoding BMP family lipoprotein translates to MKKLLPFLLMFSLLLAACSASEQSTNQHKEYKIGILLSDTGLGDESFNDSAFRGLEKARDELGILFDYKEAPDGNFEKPLEELVKEDHDLIIGLGFTAQEALEKTAKKYPDKQFLLIDAVSELDNVVSLTFKEHEGSFLVGMLAAMTSKTGKLGFIGGVDVPVIHHFENGFVQGAKHFNPKIEVLTEYAGSFGDAALGGKIAEKQIAAGADFIYPAAGFTGFGALKKAEEEGVLAGGVDSDQYFVAEKAVATSMVKNIDIAVFNLAKELTENGKIEASSYEWGLAENGVGLSEIRVISLTEEQKAALKKAADDIIAGKITVKAE
- a CDS encoding gamma-glutamyltransferase family protein, coding for MNFDFHSHPYPSQRTTVMASNGMVATSQPLAAQAGLDMMKKGGNAIDAAIATAAALTVVEPTSNGIGGDAFALVWTKGELHGLNASGPAPKSISLEALKERGIEKMPMHGWMPVTVPGAPSAWAELSRRFGRLPLKEVLQPAIDYAEKGYPLTPILGKYWQYAYKKFKQILTDDEFQHWFETFAPDGRAPEIGEVWRSEGHAATLRAIGETDGESFYRGEIAEKIDAFSKKYNAFLSKEDLADYKAEWVAPIKVNYRGYDVWEIPPNGQGLVALLGLNIAKGFDFGDKETADTYHKQIEAMKLAFTDGKAFITDPAEMRVTVEELLSEEYGESRRSEIAEEAVTPEPYQPPRGGTVYLAAADSEGNMVSFIQSNYMGFGSGLVVPGTGIALQNRGHDFSLDPEHHNALKPGKKTYHTIIPGFLTKDGEAIGPFGVMGGYMQPQGHMQVVMNTVDFHLNPQAALDAPRWQWIEGKKVQVEPHFPNHIAQALVRKGHQIEVTVDTGGFGRGQIIWRDPKTGVLLGGTEARTDGSIAAW